Within the Scleropages formosus chromosome 8, fSclFor1.1, whole genome shotgun sequence genome, the region ATGGAACAAATCAGGATTAGGAAGAATGCTGTCAGAATCATTTCAAGAAGTAAGATAAGGGAATATTTAGAAGCAGAGGCTTTctttgtatttgaaaaaaacaatCTCCAGGTTATCGCTGCTTGCCTTACTCTGTGCTTTATTAGTATTAGTGTTTATGTTAGTATCTATCCACCTACATACCTAGCTGTCTGGCCAtctctttgtctgtctgtctaatTGTATTATTGTCAATGTATTTGCTTGTCTGTTTGTTGGTTTGTCTGGATTTTAAATGTAGATCTTGTGATTATATATGAAATTAATTGCACCGTAGTGGGCTGTGAAGCTTTTCAATCAGTATGACATACACTAAACACAGTGTATATGAGCAAAGCCTGTGCTTCGTTAAATGTGGGGAGTCAGATTACTGATGAATGGCAACTACTACGTGTGCTCGATTCGTCTCGATGGGTTTTCTGAAGCCGAAAGTGCTACattatgtgtataaatataagCTGTTTGGAATTTTTACCCATTAAAAATGCCTTACTGCCATGCGTTGTTCTGATGTCATTAAACTATTAGAAATAAGGAAAAGAGGAAATACatccattaatattttaatttggaaTTTGTTCCTCGTGAAAGCTATTGGTGGCCCTTATAAGGTATATGTTCTGTTCagtcagaaaatacaaaaaaataccacacacacacattggctgaagccgcttgtgctgtaacccggcaacacagggcgtaaggttggagggggaggggacacacccagggcgggacgccagtctgtcacaaggcaccccaagcaggactcaaaccccagacccgccagacagcaggacccgggcaatcccactgcaccaccgcgcacccgctacaaaaaatatattattttttatttctataattttatattgtatataaacaaattttaaagGGCGAGGATGCAAATACACAGCCCCAGTTTGTGACTTTGATTTATGATTGCCAAGAAATGTATTGACATTTGCtgaacacatgtacacatttggGACCAACAATTAGCGTCAAATTCTGCAGAACGTACTACTTGTGAAACATGAGCTTGTTGGTAAGATTGCACAGGGTAACAGAAGTGTGATTACTATCCATAAAAGCgctgacattttgctttttctcctgCAGACATTTCCATTACACATTGAGTTACTTGAGTCACTcaagtgaaataaatgcatttttggatTAACTGCAAACTCCTCAGGATTACTAACTCTGTATAGTGAAATGTGTGGAAAGAGTGCGGCTAAAATATAGATACAACTGACATCTTAAGAACGCTGTACTTTGTTTTATCTGTGACAAACAAGGACTGTAAAAAAGTACGTATAGCACAGCACACACCCTGTAGTGCTAAGAGCTTTGAAATGGCTACttctgaaagcaaaacaatctgaaggtctttttttgttaagaaataaactgtataaataaaccGAAATAAACAGGCCAGTTTGTTCAGATAAGGATACCTCATAATCTTTAACAAAACCCAGCTATGTATCAGGAGACATTTTCTTCTTGTACAGTGTTCAGCTGCTTGAAGTTTCATAGCATCTTGTGGGGTCAATAGATGAGGTGACcaagtctatctatctatctatctatctatctatctatctatctatctatctatctatctttattttcatctacagttttcattgatttttctgCCTGTCTTCAACTGCTTCACTCTTTTACATGACTGACCTAACCAGCAACCACAAGGGTCAGGAAATGTCAGAGTgaatattattgtaataatattataCTGTAACTTATAGTATTTTAATGCTGCAGATACTTTACCTTGAATTGTATGTGGGACATTTGAGAATGGTCTTTCAAGTCATGCAGATGCAGTTATTAGGGTTTCTCACACATAGAAGTGAAAACGCTATTTTGCATGCATCTATATATAACGTGTGACAGCCTTCACTTTGTTCACTTTCTCTTAGCCACTTAGGAGTAAACATTCTgacaataaatattcatttagacTGTTAGCAGCTGTGCAGTGGAAACCATTGTGGTCTTTGAAATCGCTGTTGCAGGGGATGGAGTTGTGGAAGCTGATTAATGCGGTAATATTGGATGAGGCATGTGGGGGTAGACTGCAGTGATTGCGTGCGCATATTTCGCCTTGGGTACGAGCCTTCATTAGTGAATTTTAAATTGCTGCTTTTCTAAGGATTACATTTGCGTGGAGTACTGTCAAGTCTAATCCCAGATGGATAATGAAAAGGTTCACTTCTCTTAACCTTCCTATTAGAGCCACTAGTCAAAGTCCTTGCATGTAGAggaaatacattgttttgcagtgttgctgaagtgacacagtgaaGTAACTGGGATGCACTCTCATTGATGGTTCCAAATGTTGCTCCTGTCCCACATGTACTGATGCCTCTACTGAATCCTTCAGATCTGTTGTGCTACAAAAGCTCGAATGAGGCAaaacagatctttttttttttttttttatcatatttttcaAACGTGTTTTCCAAACTGCACAAGCACTGACCTGGCCAGTCCGCTTGCTGGGTCAGTACATGTGATCAGCACTGCGGTTTTGATTTCCATAAAACTGCTTGAGTCCTCATTCAAAGCAAAGTAGTGTTCAAATGATGGCCTCAATCATTTTACCTGCACAGCCAGTACCACTGCAATTTACCTTTATGTTATACCTTGTCTCTAAGTGCTCATGAATACTTTCAATAATTGTTTGAGAAACTCTATCACTGCGTGGCTGTTATCTGTATACGGTTAGGTTAGCTTGTAATGCTCACATGGTCCTGTTCCGAATAGTTCATGGTTGCTTTTGAAGACTTTTATTCATAGATGTCTCTGCAGTTTTTGGCCAGGAAGCTGTGCACCAGTTTTACAGTGACCTTTTGTGCAACGTTTAGAAAACAGTAAACAACACAACACTGTAAGTAAACCCAATGAGATTAAAAGGTTTAAAACAAGACATTTCACTAACCTGTCCCCTGCTGTGCCAGTGTGTCTCCATCTGATGCTGTGTGATTATGATAACAATTGTCTGTTATTGTTACAGTGAAGTTAAGGAGTATTCAATGTCTTCTAACAAAGACTGTTGCAGGTTGGTGGTCTTTGGTAAACTAATCAGAATGAGGTAAACCTGCAAACTGATGCCAGTAGCGATATCTACCACAAAATCGGCCTTGAACACAGTAGCctgaagtttttttaaataattgtttattgAAAACTTCACCACATACAGCTACTCTTGTGGTCAACAGCACTTTGCCAGTTAAGCACAGATAAGAGAAGAGAAACCATTTCTGTGACAGCTTTTGAAATTGACTCACAGGGAGAAACCTGGTTGCTGACTTAATGTGTGAATTCTCATGTAATAGGCATTTTAGAATGGAAATCAAAGTTCGGGGGAATGGGAATGCCATTAAACAGCACGAGGGCTCCTCTGCAGGACCACTTTGGCTTAATCACTAATTTTTTCTGAAGTGACATCTAATATATGAGTACAAATTACTTTTTGGTTTTGCTAGTCATTGATTGAGGCAGAATATGAAGCAATCATAGTGTGTGTCTATACTGTGTTATATAGTGTATAGTACCGTTCAGAAGCCTCATAACCTAGAAAAGAACAATGACAGACATCAGACATTAATCTGTTTTTTGAATATTACATACTGTAAAATTTGTCTTAGAGAACTTTAAAATACCCCTAAGCAGAccttgtttgtatgtatgtttttatattatattctCTGTGACTTTATTGGCTGCTAAGACGTTTTGTCATGCTGAATACGATGTTTAGCAGGAGGGTAGCCAGTCATTAATTACATAGACAGTATGAGCATAATCAGATGTTGACATCTTACCAGCTACTGGCTACAATTCAGAGGTAATTGTGTAGTAAAAGTATTTGTTTTCCCAGTAagaagcagtttaaaaaaagtttctgattGAAAAATAGTGTAATCACATAATATGGAACTGTATCACGGTGTCATGTACTTACTATAGtgctattaataaaatattgaaatgcatgtttcctctctttctctacTCTTTACCCTTCATGTATTCTTACTAAATCTACAATTATTGCGTTACCTTTTCTGTAATATCCTATATTTGCTGTTGTCATTCCTAGCATGACTACATGTGCAGGCACTGTACCGAAACATTGACTCTTACAATGATCACCTTGATGACTGCATACCATTCTTTTCTCGCCGAGAAAAGTTAAACCTGAAGctattaatgtaaataattttatatttagaccagaacatgaaacatttatgtgcgaaaattatttatttatgttcacaGTATAAATTTAATAGTCACCAAGGTCTACAACTGAGAAACTTTAGTGGTGAAAAGGATACATTAGTTCAGCCATACATggttgcattttattattttttccataaaatgttttatgtgatGTGAATTTGGCTCTGTCTTTTGCAAGATTGGATTTCCAGAATTGCGTTTTGCGTACCGgaacttaatttaatttatagagAAATAAGTGGTGTTTTAttggtaaaaatattaaatgtacaaGACTGTTGCCTTTGCATAGTCAAGTGTGCTATGCTTAACCTCTCCTTCAGCAAGAATATATTTTTGCAACAGCTTTGTGAGGCATAATAAAAGTAGTTTAGCTAAGCAGTACTCTCTACGTTTAAATAGTTTTATTCCCTCTGTAAACCTTTACAGGAAAaaatttgctaaataaaatttCACTCATTGCGCCACTCcatgctgtgttttatttttcagttaccattcctgtttttcttttcttccaggGTTTTTAAGCACTGGTGACCAAGCTGCCAAGGGAAACTATGGACTCCTTGATCAAATCCAAGCGCTGCGCTGGACTAGTGAAAACATTGCTTTCTTTGGGGGTGATCCATTACGCATTACTGTTTTCGGATCAGGGGCCGGTGCCTCCTGTGTCAATCTGTTGACCTTGTCCCATTATTCTGAAGGTAACCGTTGGAGCAATTCAACCAAAGGTATAATGCAGGTTGCAACTTTTGACAATTTTGGTGTCTGCATGCCTCCGATACTAGCTTTTTTTGAGttggtgtttcttttttcttttcagttatgcttttttttttcttttttttttttaatgacttgtCTGCATGATTGTAGTTttaatagtacacacacatctGACCTTGTAAATGTTACCAGAAGAGTTTATTGTGAACTTTTGGAACTTTCGGATTTAAAACCTGCAGAATTATTTTATCCTCCTCACTATTCTTCAAAATGTGGGATCTTCGTATAATAATGTATAAGAACATAAAGATCTAAGAATTGGATGCAGTTCGTATTTCAGTTAAAGGTCTCTCTGTGGCCAATGAATTTACATTAATCCCACTTTTTAAAGATAGCCAATAATTGTATCTCTCCAAACTGTAGcataaagcacattttcaatAGGTTTCACCTCATTCAAAATtcttaaatatggaaaaaaaagaaactgcatggATATTGCATTTTCCCTGAGAGATTATGTACTGCATGCATGATCCAAAATTGTCAAAGCATTGAGGTCACAAGCAAGATTTGTTCTTCTCTGTGTCTGTATCAGTTTTGTCCTTCCTCGCCTTCTTTGCTTTCCATAGTCGTAGCAAGGCTGTAGACAGTAGTGAACTCAGCAGAGCAGTCAGTAGAAACACAGTGTAAGAAACATTACAGCTTGTAACACCATGTTTTACCATCACATAACCTCTTGCAGTCTTTGGGGATTTATCACAAGCCATTATCAAAATGATCTTGATCTATTCTACTCTATAGTTTTTCAATATGTTCAGTTGAACCCCTATTAATACAGATTAATGATCTAGCAGctccaaaaaaaatacatatggcATTATTTGTGGCTTCAATCCTTGGTCGTTATAGATTTTTCTGTTATCCTCCGAGGATTgttaaaatataatgcattaTTCCTCTATGTTGAAAGCATTCCCCAAAGGTTACAGATATGCAGTTGTTAAGGGCTGACTCATGATCTGCATTCCATCTTCTAAGCTGCATATGgcattaatttttcatgttaatcATTACCCTGACATGTCCTCTGACTGGCAGTAGGCTTCTTatccaaaatttcagttttgtaaatTAAGAGCTTAATTGTGAAACCAGTGTTATATAACACATAGAGACAGTGCAATGCTCTGTGCTTTAGAAACTGGAAGCACCTGCAGCATCTGTATTGTTATACTGAAAAACGAACTACTatagttcataataataaattattattattattcttattattcttcttcttcttcttattattattattattatatacaatacTAGAGTTTCCTTAAGAGGTCTTAGAAAATCCAGGATTCAAATTCTTTGTTTACCTTGTCCTGCTACTTCTGCATAATTTCAGCATACTTACTATTTAGTTTTTTGATAGTGCTTAATTATGTTTGATAACAAAGGACAAACATGCTTAGGTTTGTCAGCTGggtacaaatgcaaaaaaatgaaacttaCTGTAATCCCTATGAAGTGTGGGTGTGCGATGTTACTAAGCTGTTCAGTACCACACTGAGCGAAAAATGCACTTCATGGTTTACTCAGCTTCCCTCCTGGGCAGCTGCCAAAACCATTGCTGAGATTTTCAGCAGTGATTCAGGAGAGCACCTAGGCAGCCGTAGAGAAAATACAGTGACTGTCAGCTGTTATGGGGTCTCGGACTGATTTGCTAAAAATATACAAGACAATAACATACACTTCCATTTGCACTACTGTAAAGAAACTGTCTATCCAGCTGAGCTGGGCAAGTAACTGCATAGCCATGAgcgaaaaacatttaaataaaataaatggaataccATAGCCTGCATTTATATACAAGTTGAGGACATAGACAAACCATTTCCTATGTTTTAGTAGTATTTATCCAAGCTTTCTTGCACTGAGTGGCTCAGTAATTTAACACATCCCGatcttttttgaattttcaaTAATGTTGCATACCTACAATGTGgtgattttttgcttttaatgcataaatattatttattggggtggcaggtggagcagtggttacagctgcttaAATCCACTTGAAAGAGCAAGGTTTGAATGCTACTCCTGTTATAGTATCTTTGACCAATGTATTTACCCTATACCCAGCTAAATATATTAAAGTATAAAAGGATTTGTGCCTTACAAAGAAATCAGCCTTCGAAAACATAATTGGAATGGAACCCGACTGTAAATTGAGGACTACCTGTGAAACAGCTTAACCATTTTATttcagcctctttttttttcatttctctccaTTGTCCCATGATCAAATACGAGGAGGGATCTGCTTTGTATGTTGTGCTGAGTGAGATGCCAGCACTTGCTTCCCCTCTACATCCTTCCATTGTCTTTCAGTGTAATACGGTGTTGGCTGTGCACTGGTTCACATGTATTCTCTGTTGTTCTCTACAGGACTCTTCCAGAGAGCAATAGCACAGAGTGGCACCGCGCTCTCCAGTTGGGCTGTCAGCTTCCAGCCTGCCAAGTATGCCCGCATGCTGGCCAAGAAGGTGGGCTGCAACCACAAAGACACTGTAGACCTAGTGGAGTGTCTTCAGAAGAAGCACTACAAAGAGCTTGTGGATCAGGACATCCAACCTGCCCGGTACCACATTGCATTTGGGCCAGTTATCGACGGTGACGTGATCCCTGATGACCCACAGATCCTGATGGAGCAAGGGGAATTTCTCAACTATGACATCATGCTGGGTGTCAATCAAGGGGAGGGGCTAAAATTTGTGGAGCTCATTGTTGACAGCGAGAATGGGGTACAGGCAAATGATTTTGACTATGCTGTGTCCAGCTTTGTAGATGACTTGTATGGTTACCCAGAAGGCAAGGACATCCTCAGGGAGACCATTAAGTTCATGTATACTGACTGGGCAGACCGACACAACCCAGAGACCAGGAGGAAGACTCTTCTGGCCCTATTCACAGACCATCAGTGGGTTGCACCCGCGGTGGCAACTGCTGACCTCCACTCCAGCTTTGGATCTCCCACCTACTTCTACGCATTCTATCACCACTGTCAGACTGAACAGGTGCCGCCTTGGGCAGATGCCGCCCATGGGGATGAGATcccatatgtctttggactaccCATGATCGGCCCTACAGAGCTCTTCCCTTGCAACTTCTCTAAGAATGATGTCATGCTGAGTGCTGTCGTGATGACTTACTGGACAAATTTTGCCAAAACTGGGTAAGGCTGTAGttgtattatacagtaaatatgctCCGGCGCTATTTAATCATTgagttcgttcgttcattcattcattcatggtCTTTCACATCCATTAATATTTTGGCTCAATATTCATCTTGACCATCAATATGCCTTTTCTCTTTCGTTAGCATATAAATTGGATTACATGTGTTGAATTACAGTATTACACATCCATGCAGGTGCAGTTTAATCTTATTACAGTCCTATTGATTGTAGGATGCTTTATAATACATGAAGTTGGGAAAAATCAGTATATAGAGTGGCCTATTTAGATGAAACAGTAGGAATGCATTAATTCCTATGGTTCCATTTATATAAGGCACCATGGGAAATGCAATTATGCAATAAATGTCTGGAAGATGAGGAACGGCCTTCAGGGACTGCGGGTTTTTTAACGCTTCAGTTTTAGTTAGGACAGCTCTGAAAAGGTTTTTACATAAACCTTTTTGAAAATGGGATAGATGAGCCTGTTTCCAAGTCGCATCAGATATCTTGGAAACATCCCAAATAATTTAATCCAAAGCGTACAACTCAGCAAGAATTAAAAATCCTGTATATGAAACAAATAATCAGAATAAAAGAAGTTTtgaaactttttctttctttacttctCCTTGTCTATGTCTTGTGTTTCAATTTTATAAATATGACACAGCTAGTGTGCTATAAGTGTATATTCtctatttaaatgtttttgccaagcaataaatatgtttttttgttcttgttatttTCCTATATAATAACCTGTGTCAGAGCACTACAATacacaataaaatatgaataggTTTTCTGGTTGTTGTGTTGAATGTGATAATGTAAGTAATTGTCTTTTGTAGGGTAATGGGGGA harbors:
- the LOC114911072 gene encoding neuroligin-1-like, producing MTLFIEKGELLASCGELGELCGYDIGGSCAWFLSTGDQAAKGNYGLLDQIQALRWTSENIAFFGGDPLRITVFGSGAGASCVNLLTLSHYSEGLFQRAIAQSGTALSSWAVSFQPAKYARMLAKKVGCNHKDTVDLVECLQKKHYKELVDQDIQPARYHIAFGPVIDGDVIPDDPQILMEQGEFLNYDIMLGVNQGEGLKFVELIVDSENGVQANDFDYAVSSFVDDLYGYPEGKDILRETIKFMYTDWADRHNPETRRKTLLALFTDHQWVAPAVATADLHSSFGSPTYFYAFYHHCQTEQVPPWADAAHGDEIPYVFGLPMIGPTELFPCNFSKNDVMLSAVVMTYWTNFAKTGDPNQPVPQDTKFIHTKPNRFEEVAWTRYNQKDQLYLHIGLKPRVKEHYRANKVNLWLELVPHLHSINEVTQVLSTTTKVPPPEVTRTPKNIPVNTKRPNPTPFPTENQGSQNQPFLVDQRDYSTELSVTIAVGASLLFLNILAFAALYYKKDKRRHDVHRRCSPQRNTANDLAHTQEEEIMSLQMKHTDLDRECDTIHPHEVVLRTACPPDYTLAMRRSPDDIPLMTPNTITMIPNTMSGIQSLHTFNTFSGQNNTLPHPHSHSTTRV